A portion of the Parasteatoda tepidariorum isolate YZ-2023 chromosome 5, CAS_Ptep_4.0, whole genome shotgun sequence genome contains these proteins:
- the LOC122269474 gene encoding uncharacterized protein produces MPENERPGDVVNEGAEVNIQPSQISRVAIKPPPFWKNNPDLVLNPPAANKYTALKNRLISIFSESEASKIRTLLQGLELGDQRPSYLLARMRELAGSHLSENILKSLWLARLPQNIQAFLAASNENLTQLAAMADKIIELASPIQINSAESVVTSANPTLSDQISELTKQINELKTSFQEAQQNRQGRERTNTYRGNRNHSRSRSRQNYYREPQNNMCFYHTNFGDRARKCNPPCTFQNSGNQQGSHSRP; encoded by the exons atgccGGAAAACGAACGGCCAGGAGACGTGGTGAATGAAGGAGCTGAAGTTAACATTCAACCTTCTCAAATTTCTCGCGTAGCAATTAAACCACCtccattttggaaaaataatccC GATTTAGTTTTAAACCCACCTGCTGCAAACAAATATACAGCTTTAAAAAATCgcttaattagtattttttctgaGAGTGAAGCTTCTAAAATTAGAACACTTTTGCAAGGACTAGAGTTAGGTGATCAACGTCCCTCCTATTTGTTAGCTCGAATGCGAGAACTAGCAGGATCTCATCTTAGCGAAAACATTCTTAAATCGCTGTGGTTAGCCAGATTGCCTCAAAATATACAAGCTTTTCTTGCTGCTTCAAACGAAAATTTAACTCAATTAGCGGCAATGGCTGATAAGATTATTGAACTCGCTAGCcctattcaaataaattctgCTGAATCAGTTGTAACTAGCGCTAATCCTACACTTTCTGATCAAATTTCTGAACTTactaaacaaattaatgaaCTAAAAACTAGTTTTCAGGAAGCTCAGCAAAATAGACAAGGACGTGAGCGAACTAATACCTATAGGGGTAATAGAAATCATAGTAGGTCCCGTTCTAGACAAAATTATTACCGTGAACCACAGAATAACATGTGTTTTTATCACACCAACTTTGGAGATAGAGCTAGAAAATGCAATCCCCCATGTACTTTTCAAAATTCGGGAAACCAACAGGGCAGCCACTCCAGGCCATGA